The sequence CGCCGCAACCCGAATTTCGCGATCCTGTTCTTTGCGACGCTCGCGGGGCGCCCCGACATCGGCCTGATCGCGGTCGCCTGGTGGACGGTCATATCGCTCGTCGTCCATGCGGTGCGGCTGGTGCAGGCCTATGCCGTGAAGCGCTCGGGCCCTCCGATCGTCAGCTGGATGGAAGAAGCATGAACGAGACCATCGACAAATTCGGCCACCCCGCGACGCTGATCGCCGAATATGATCATTGGGTGGTGCTGCTGCGCCCCGCGCAGCCAACGCTCGGCGCGCTGGTGCTCGCAGCGAAATCGGACGCGACGGCATTCGGCGACCTGCCGGCCGAAGCGCATGCCGAGCTCAAGATCGCAACAGCCGCAATCGAGGCCGGGCTCGGCGAAGCCGTCGGCTGTGCGAAGATCAATTATCTGATGCTGATGATGGTCGACCCGCACGTCCATTTCCACGTCCTGCCGCGCTACGATGGCGAACGCTCGGGCGCGGGGCTGACGGTCGCCGACGCCGGCTGGCCGGCGCAGCCCGAACTCGGGCAGGCGGTGAAGCTGGATGAGGCACAGACAGCCGCGCTTGTCGGCTGGCTCAAACCCTATTTCGCGTAGCGGCCTTCTGCGGCCCATTTGGCGGTAAGCGCATCGGCTGCTTCGACGTCCTGCGGGAAGTCGACTTCCTGCCATTCGAGCCCCTCGATCGACACTGTGCCGACGCGGTTGCCCTTCGCAATGATGTCGATCGCGCGCAGATACCAGCGCTCGACGCCGTCGGGGGTGCGCATCATCTGGTCGACCTGGTTGCGGAAGATCGACGGGCCGTCGCCGACGAACGCCAGCATCCCGATCGACTCGGCATTGGTGTCGGGGGGTAGCAGCCGCTTGCCGATATGGTGCAGGCGACCCTCGGCGTCGCGGTTCACCTTCATGTCGTCGTCGTCATAGTCGGTCTTGACGTCGACCGTGACGTTGATTGGCTCGTTCGCGCCTGCGATCAGCTTTGCGACGATCTCGTCCGAAATGATGGTGTCGCCGTTGAGGATGATGAAATCGCGGTCCATCTCCTCGCGCGCGATCCAGCAGGTGCCGAGATTGTCGGCGACCTGAAAGAAGGGGTTGAACAGGGTACGGATGCGCGCGCCGGTGTCGCGGTAGAGCTGCAGCGCATGATCCTCGACGCGTTCGGTGCGAAAACCGGTGACGACGACGATGTCCTTGATGCCGTTCGCAACGAGCGCCGCGACCTGCCAGCTGATGAGGCTGCGGCCGTTGAATTCGATCAGGCATTTGGGGATGTCGCGGGTCAGCGGCAGCAGGCGCGAGCCCTGCCCGGCCGACAGGATGATGGCTTTGTCGATGCTCATAGGGGCTGCCCTATAGCGCCTTGCCGCCGCGCAGCAAATATCGCTTCGATGAGGTCGATGTCGGCGGGCTTGTCGGCGTCGATGCAGGCCTCGGGCTCGGACATCGGAACGACCTTCGCTTTGAGCCCGAAACGCAGGCCCGCGCGTGCGACGCCCTGCTGGATCGTGAAGAGACGGAACAGCGCCCCGATCAGCAGCCACGGTCCGAAGGCGGCGACAATCTTCAGCCCTTTCTTGCGATCGCGTTCGATGCGGCCCCAGAAATCGAGCAAGGGCAATACGCGGCGCCCGCGCAAGCGGAACATGTTCGCCCCCGACCACCAACCACCGCGGAATTTCAGCCAGGTCCGCTTCGACTGCGGATAACGCGCGAACAGCACCTCTCGCTCGACCATCGCGACCGCGACGTCGCTGTCCTCGGCCCCACCCACAAATTCGGCAATCATCGTCGGGGTGAGCAGCACATTGTCGGCGGTGGTAACGAGCAAAGGATCGTCACCCGGCGGTAACGCGGCGGCAAGCGAAGTGCTGATCCCCTGCCCGGAATCCACGAAATGCAGGTCGGTGAGGCCAGCCAGCCCCGGTTCCGCCGCAAGGTCGGCACTGTTCTGCGCGAGAATCGTGATCGCACCGACCTGGGGCGAAGCGCGGAGCGCCCGCACGACATGGAGGAGCATCGCCTGCCCCGCGATCGGCAGCAGCGCCTTGGTCGACACCCCGCTACCGGTCAGCAATGGATCGGGACCGGGCCGGCTGCCGGCCAGCACGATCGCCGGAATCGGCCCGCTCATTGTGTGGCCTCGGCGGCCGGCGCGATGCGCCGCGCCGTAACGCCGCGCAGGAAATCGGTCGCTTCTTCGAGCACCGGCCCCTTGTTCTGGAATGGCGCGGCGAGCGCCATCACGATGCCGGTATGCCCCATGCCCGGATAGATGCGGAGCGTCACCGCACCGCCCACCTTCTCGATCGCCGCGGCGAGATTCTGGCTGTTGCGTGGACGCACCGTGTCATCCTCGTCGCCGGTTGCGAGCCAGAGCGGCGGCGCATCGCCGCGCGCGAAATTGATCGGCTGCGTCTTTTCGATCGGCCTGACCTTGCCCATCGCCCTGTCCCCTCGCCCGCCCTTTTCGAGCGGCAAGAAGTCATAGGGCCCGGCGAGCCCCGCGACGCCGCGGACGATCGACGGATCGCTCTTCGCCGCGCGCAGCCACTGCGGGTCGAGCGCGATCATCGCAGCATTATACGCGCCCGCCGAATGGCCCATCAGCGCGATCCGGTCAGGATCGCCGCCCAGCTTGCCGATATGTTCATGCGTCCACGCGACCGCTGCGGCGCTGTCCTCGATGAAATCGGGCCAATGCGCCTTGGGCACCAGGCGATAGTCGGGGATCACCACGACAAAGCCCTGCCGCGCGAGCGCACGTCCGGCAAAGCCATAACTATCGCGCTCGCCGCTGTCCCAGCCGCCGCCATAGAAAAAGACGACAACGGGCAGTTGGTCGTCCGCCTTGGCATTTTCGGGGACCCAGATGTCGAGCGACTGGCGCGGTCCGCGGCCATAGGGTTGATCGGCGAGCAGAAGCCGCGCGCCATCGCCCTGCCCGAGCAGCCGATCGGCCATGTTGAGCGATTTCGCGCCGCCCGCGACGATCATCTTGGCGCCGCCGCCGAACAGCAGCACGAGCAGAAGCACCACGAAAAGGAATTTGATCAACCGTCGTCCTTTGGAAACCGGGCCCGCCATCTCTGCGCCCTACAGGGCGGCGGTGCGGCGAACAAGACGGCTACACACAAGTATCGCGACCTTTTTGGCGTTCGCGCGTAGGACAGGATGATGACCAGCCCCTTCTCCCGCCCCGCCCTGATCTGCAACAGCCAGAGCGGCAGTCACGACGACGCCGTCCTCGCCGAGATTGCCGAAACATGCCGCTCCGCGAGCACACCGCTCGTTGCCGTATTTTCGCTGCCCGACGACGACATTCCGGGCGCCGCAGACCTCGCCGCGCGGGATATCGACCTGCTGCTCGTCTGGACCGGCGACGGGACGATCAATGCCGCCGCAACCCAGGCGGCTGGCTGGGATGGCGCAATCCTTCCGCTGCCCGGCGGCACGCTCAACCTGCTATCGAAGGCGTTGCACGGCGACCGGCCGGCGCCCGAAATCCTGACCGATGTATTGGAAGGCAAGGGTCAGCGCCGGCCCATCCCGACGATCCAGTCCGATGGCGGCAATGCCTTCATCACCATCGTCGCCGGCCCGGCGACCCGCTGGGCCGAGGTCCGCGAAACGATGCGGCAGGACGGTTTGATCGAGGCAAGCCGGGCAGCGCCCGATGCGCTCGACACGATGATGAACGCGCCGGGCGTTGCGGTTGCCGGACATGACGGCGCCTATCCCGCGGTCATATTGACCCCGACGTCCGGAGGCATCCGTGCCGACGGCATCCTGACCGAAGGGACGGCCGACGTACTCCGTCACGGCCTTGCTTGGCTCGGCGGCGATTTTCGCGACGGGCCTAGCGAAGAGATAGCGAATGGGGGGACGATCATTCTCGAAAGCGAGGCCCCAATCAGCCTCGAATATGACGGCGAGCTGGGCGAAACGGCCTCGCCCGCGCGCTTCGGTCTCGGTACCAGCGCGGTGGATTTCGTCGCGACGGCATGACGCGCCTCTTCCACATCAGCGACCTGCATTTTGGGCTCGAGAACCGCGCTGCACTCGGCTGGTTCGAAGATTGCGTGCGCCGCGAACGCCCCGATGCGGTCCTGATAACCGGTGACCTCACCATGCGCGCGCGCAGCCGCGAATTTGCCGCAGCGTGCGACTGGATCGGTGCGCTGGACGTCAAGGTGACGGTCGAGGTCGGCAACCATGATCTGCCCTATTTCAATCCCGTCGAGCGTTTTTTCTTTCCCTATCGCCGCATCCGCGGGATCGAGCGGCTGGTCGAGCGTGAACTCGATCTGGCGGGAGTCGCGATCGTCCCGCTCAAGACCACCGCGCGCGCGCAATGGCGGCTCGACTGGTCGAAGGGCTGGGTAACCAGGCGGGCTCTGGAAAAGACGCTTACGGCGATCGACGCGCTGCCGCGCGGCACGACGGTGCTGGTCACCGCGCATCACCCGCTGGTCGAAGCGGGCACGAAAGGCCGCGCACTGACCCGCGGTGGCGAACGCGCGCTGGCCGCGCTGGCAGAGCGCGGCGTCGCTGCTGTGCTCTCCGGCCATGTCCACGATGCTTTCGACCTGACACAGGAAACAGCGGCCGGTCCCATCCGCATGATCGGCGCAGGCACGCTGTCGCAGCGCATCCGTTCGACCCCGCCCAGCTTCAACGACCTGATGGTACAAGGCACGGCGATCGACGTTCGCGTGCGTAACCTCGAGAAAATCTCGACACCCGACATGCAGATCGACGATGTCCCGCCCAATGCGTTGCCGCCGCGCGAACCCGGCGAACCGGTCGCCCCCGTCGCCGCGGTGCCGCCCGTCGATCCACCGGTGCATTGACGCTGCGCCCCATTGACGCATTCCGAAGGCCCGTTACGTTGCAAGAAAAAACGGGATGAGGACATATGCTGACACGAGGCGACGATTTTCCGTTGCACCAGACTAGCGAACCGATCGCGTTCGCCGGGACGGACCGCAATTTTTACGACCGCTATTTTTTCAACGGCTATTCGCCCGACGGCTCGGTCTTTTTCGCCGCGGCGATGGGCTTTTACCCCCAGCTCGGCATCGTCGACGCCAGCTTCTGCGTCATACTGAACGGCGTCCAGCATAATCTCCGCGCCAGCCGCCGGTCGGGAGGCGAAAGACTGAACCTGTCGGTCGGGCCGATCATCCTCGACATCGACATACCGCTACAGGTGCTGACGCTCCACATCTCGCCGAACGACGGCCCGCTCGAGGGCGAACTGCGCTTCACGAACCGCCATTTCCCGATCGAGGAACCGCGATTCATCCGCCGCAACGGCACGCGGCTGTTCATGGATTATACGCGCATAACGCAGAACGGCCGCTGGTCGGGCTGGCTCTCGGTCGATGGCGAGCGTGTCGAGCTTGGCGACGGATGGAGCGGTACGCGCGACCGGAGCTGGGGGGTACGCCCGGTCGGCGCGAGCGAACCGCAGCCGCCACCCGAGGGCAATTTCAACCAGTTCTTCTGGCTGTGGACGCCCTGCAATTTCGAGGATCGCTCGCTTTTCTTCCATAGCAACGACGATGGCGCCGGAGCCCCGTGGAACCGCCGCGCCGTAATCGTCGACGACAGCTGGAACACCGAGGACGGAACCGAACGGCATTTCGCCGATGCGGCCTTCGACATCCAGTGGACGCCGGGATCGCGGCGCATCGCGCGAATGGCGGCCGATCTTGGTCACGGCCACCGGCTGACGCTCTCGCCAACCGGGCCGGTCTTTGCAATGAGCGGCCTCGGTTACACACATCCGGTCTGGGGACATGGCCTCGACCATGGCGCCGAACTCGCGGTCGCGCACGACCAGCTTAGCGAAGCCGAGCGCGCCTGGGGGAATCCGCTCGCGATGCACATTCAGGCGCTCGTCACAGCCGAACTGACCGACGGCAGCACAACGCATCGCGGCGTAGGCGTCCTCGAACAATTGTTCGTCGGTCCGCACGCTCCGACCGGCCTTGCCGGCCTGATGGATCCGGCGCCTTGAGCTTTCCGACGTCGCCCGAGGCGATGTCGCCGGCGTGGCTCGCGGGCAAGCTGGGGCAGGAGGCGGACGCACTGCGCGGTTTCACCGCGAGCAAGGTCGGCACCGGGCAGATGTGCGACAGTTTTCGCCTGACGCTCGACTGGACCGATGATGTGGACGCACCCGCAACAGTCGTCGCCAAATGCCCAAGCCACGACGACGCGAGCCGCCATATCGCCAAGCTCACCGGCACATATGTCAAGGAAGTCAGTTGGTATCGTGAGCTTGCGGCCGGGAGCGATGTCGCTGCGCCACTTTGCCATCATGCCGAAATTGCTGACGACGACGTCGATTTCATCCTGATTCTCTCGGACCTCGCGCCCGCGCGGCAGGGCGATCAACTCGCGGGGCTGGGACTGGCGGGGCTCGTTCCCTGCATCGACGCCGCAGCCGGACTCCACGCCTTGCTATGGAACGACCCGCGGCTCGACTCGCTGCCCTGGCTCGCCCGCGACAATGGCGATGTGATCCGCGCCCTGTTCCCGCAACTTTATGCCGGCTTTCGCGAACGCTATGCCGCGCGGCTCGCTCCCGAGGTGCTCGACATCGGC is a genomic window of Sphingopyxis sp. YR583 containing:
- a CDS encoding HIT family protein, which produces MNETIDKFGHPATLIAEYDHWVVLLRPAQPTLGALVLAAKSDATAFGDLPAEAHAELKIATAAIEAGLGEAVGCAKINYLMLMMVDPHVHFHVLPRYDGERSGAGLTVADAGWPAQPELGQAVKLDEAQTAALVGWLKPYFA
- a CDS encoding phosphocholine cytidylyltransferase family protein; its protein translation is MSIDKAIILSAGQGSRLLPLTRDIPKCLIEFNGRSLISWQVAALVANGIKDIVVVTGFRTERVEDHALQLYRDTGARIRTLFNPFFQVADNLGTCWIAREEMDRDFIILNGDTIISDEIVAKLIAGANEPINVTVDVKTDYDDDDMKVNRDAEGRLHHIGKRLLPPDTNAESIGMLAFVGDGPSIFRNQVDQMMRTPDGVERWYLRAIDIIAKGNRVGTVSIEGLEWQEVDFPQDVEAADALTAKWAAEGRYAK
- a CDS encoding nucleotidyltransferase family protein, translating into MSGPIPAIVLAGSRPGPDPLLTGSGVSTKALLPIAGQAMLLHVVRALRASPQVGAITILAQNSADLAAEPGLAGLTDLHFVDSGQGISTSLAAALPPGDDPLLVTTADNVLLTPTMIAEFVGGAEDSDVAVAMVEREVLFARYPQSKRTWLKFRGGWWSGANMFRLRGRRVLPLLDFWGRIERDRKKGLKIVAAFGPWLLIGALFRLFTIQQGVARAGLRFGLKAKVVPMSEPEACIDADKPADIDLIEAIFAARRQGAIGQPL
- a CDS encoding alpha/beta hydrolase, which produces MIKFLFVVLLLVLLFGGGAKMIVAGGAKSLNMADRLLGQGDGARLLLADQPYGRGPRQSLDIWVPENAKADDQLPVVVFFYGGGWDSGERDSYGFAGRALARQGFVVVIPDYRLVPKAHWPDFIEDSAAAVAWTHEHIGKLGGDPDRIALMGHSAGAYNAAMIALDPQWLRAAKSDPSIVRGVAGLAGPYDFLPLEKGGRGDRAMGKVRPIEKTQPINFARGDAPPLWLATGDEDDTVRPRNSQNLAAAIEKVGGAVTLRIYPGMGHTGIVMALAAPFQNKGPVLEEATDFLRGVTARRIAPAAEATQ
- a CDS encoding diacylglycerol/lipid kinase family protein, which encodes MTSPFSRPALICNSQSGSHDDAVLAEIAETCRSASTPLVAVFSLPDDDIPGAADLAARDIDLLLVWTGDGTINAAATQAAGWDGAILPLPGGTLNLLSKALHGDRPAPEILTDVLEGKGQRRPIPTIQSDGGNAFITIVAGPATRWAEVRETMRQDGLIEASRAAPDALDTMMNAPGVAVAGHDGAYPAVILTPTSGGIRADGILTEGTADVLRHGLAWLGGDFRDGPSEEIANGGTIILESEAPISLEYDGELGETASPARFGLGTSAVDFVATA
- a CDS encoding metallophosphoesterase family protein, whose translation is MTRLFHISDLHFGLENRAALGWFEDCVRRERPDAVLITGDLTMRARSREFAAACDWIGALDVKVTVEVGNHDLPYFNPVERFFFPYRRIRGIERLVERELDLAGVAIVPLKTTARAQWRLDWSKGWVTRRALEKTLTAIDALPRGTTVLVTAHHPLVEAGTKGRALTRGGERALAALAERGVAAVLSGHVHDAFDLTQETAAGPIRMIGAGTLSQRIRSTPPSFNDLMVQGTAIDVRVRNLEKISTPDMQIDDVPPNALPPREPGEPVAPVAAVPPVDPPVH
- a CDS encoding phosphotransferase family protein is translated as MSFPTSPEAMSPAWLAGKLGQEADALRGFTASKVGTGQMCDSFRLTLDWTDDVDAPATVVAKCPSHDDASRHIAKLTGTYVKEVSWYRELAAGSDVAAPLCHHAEIADDDVDFILILSDLAPARQGDQLAGLGLAGLVPCIDAAAGLHALLWNDPRLDSLPWLARDNGDVIRALFPQLYAGFRERYAARLAPEVLDIGAAIIEKLDAYLSRQTAGRTIVHGDLRIDNILFSPDGESCWLVDWQTLGRGSGATDLAYLVGTSIADPFERAAADRPAFDHWIAALERRGIAPDAAGLWADYRVGALSGYFMAVFASMSVERTERGDEMFAVMAERPARQALALGSLDLF